The following proteins are co-located in the Prionailurus viverrinus isolate Anna chromosome A1, UM_Priviv_1.0, whole genome shotgun sequence genome:
- the HNRNPA0 gene encoding heterogeneous nuclear ribonucleoprotein A0: MENSQLCKLFIGGLNVQTSESGLRGHFEAFGTLTDCVVVVNPQTKRSRCFGFVTYSNVEEADAAMAASPHAVDGNTVELKRAVSREDSARPGAHAKVKKLFVGGLKGDVAEGDLIEHFSQFGTVEKAEIIADKQSGKKRGFGFVYFQNHDAADKAAVVKFHPIQGHRVEVKKAVPKEDIHSGGGGGGSRSSRGGRGGRGRGGGRDQNGLSKGGGGGYNSYGGYGGGGGGGGYNAYGGGGGGSSYGGSDYGNGFGGFGSYSQHQSSYGPMKGGGGGGGGGSSWGGRSNSGPYRGGYGGGGGYGGSSF, encoded by the coding sequence ATGGAGAATTCCCAGTTGTGTAAGCTGTTCATCGGCGGCCTCAATGTGCAGACGAGTGAGTCGGGCCTGCGCGGCCACTTTGAGGCCTTTGGGACTCTGACGGACTGCGTGGTGGTGGTGAACCCCCAGACCAAGCGCTCCCGTTGCTTCGGCTTCGTGACCTACTCCAATGTGGAGGAGGCCGATGCCGCCATGGCCGCCTCGCCCCATGCCGTGGACGGCAACACGGTGGAGCTGAAGCGGGCGGTGTCCCGGGAGGATTCGGCGCGGCCCGGTGCCCACGCCAAGGTTAAGAAGCTCTTTGTCGGGGGCCTTAAGGGAGACGTGGCCGAGGGCGACCTGATCGAGCATTTCTCGCAGTTTGGCACCGTGGAAAAGGCCGAGATTATTGCCGACAAACAGTCCGGCAAGAAGCGTGGCTTCGGCTTCGTGTATTTTCAGAATCACGACGCGGCAGACAAGGCCGCGGTTGTCAAGTTCCATCCGATCCAGGGTCATCGCGTGGAGGTGAAGAAGGCCGTCCCCAAGGAGGATATCCATTCCGGTGGGGGCGGAGGCGGCTCCCGGTCCTCCCGGGGAGGCCGAGGCGGCCGGGGTCGCGGCGGTGGTCGAGACCAGAACGGCCTGTCtaagggcggcggcggcggttaCAACAGCTACGGTGGTTAcggcggcggtggcggtggcggcggctACAACGCGTACGGAGGCGGAGGAGGCGGTTCGTCCTACGGTGGAAGCGACTACGGTAACGGCTTCGGCGGCTTCGGCAGCTACAGCCAGCACCAGTCCTCGTACGGGCCCATgaagggcggcggcggcggcggtggcggtggcAGCAGCTGGGGAGGTCGCAGTAACAGTGGACCTTACAGAGGCGGCTATGGCGGTGGGGGTGGTTATGGAGGCAGctccttctaa